In Archangium violaceum, the following are encoded in one genomic region:
- a CDS encoding collagen-like triple helix repeat-containing protein codes for MMRLFKSRTLAARLRMSPMTTSLGVLTSVMAGLSVPAQAQDWQTQLVITKVEVNYALSQMTIHGRNFGTASGIPPVVQFMGTGVGVVTYDTSKVIISVPLAFLEAGSYLLTMSIGPNIEQNDSFNVTLGTQGPKGDPGPQGSTGPQGSPGPKGDKGDTGPQGPPGPGAVVLTTDISVLTALNSNCTPSELVSLSCNRAIRDYCMQHGYLTGFGATGYSSTSRNVSFVCLRK; via the coding sequence ATGATGAGGCTCTTCAAGAGTAGGACGTTGGCTGCCCGCCTGCGCATGTCGCCCATGACCACAAGCCTGGGCGTGCTGACTAGCGTGATGGCGGGACTCTCGGTTCCGGCACAGGCGCAGGATTGGCAGACGCAGTTGGTCATCACGAAGGTGGAGGTGAACTACGCCTTGAGCCAGATGACCATCCACGGCCGGAACTTCGGTACTGCCTCCGGTATTCCGCCCGTCGTCCAATTCATGGGAACTGGAGTGGGGGTCGTGACTTACGACACCTCTAAGGTCATCATCTCCGTGCCTCTAGCGTTCTTGGAAGCCGGTTCCTACCTGCTGACGATGTCGATCGGCCCCAACATTGAACAGAATGATTCTTTCAATGTGACGCTGGGCACTCAGGGCCCCAAGGGCGATCCCGGCCCGCAGGGCTCCACTGGACCACAGGGTTCTCCGGGACCCAAGGGAGACAAAGGCGACACCGGTCCACAAGGCCCTCCGGGTCCTGGAGCGGTCGTTCTAACGACGGATATCTCTGTTCTCACGGCGCTCAACTCGAATTGCACTCCATCCGAACTCGTGTCGCTTTCTTGTAACAGGGCGATCCGCGATTACTGCATGCAACACGGGTATCTGACGGGGTTTGGTGCCACCGGATACAGTTCAACGTCCCGTAACGTCAGTTTCGTCTGTTTGAGGAAGTAA